Genomic window (Bacillus pumilus):
CTAATTGATCTTGAAAACATTTTGGAATCTCTTCTTTCACCGGTAATTCATTAACGATATTTTGGACTGCTCCATTATTTGAACTTGCCACAATAATATTTTTATCAGAAATAGATCGTGGTAAAACGCCAAGTTTAGCATTTTGCCAATAGGTCAGACTGCCTTGAATCACTTTATTAGAAAGATTTGAAATAGCTAGTGCCTGTTGTACGACTAAATCAGCAAAAATATCCTTCAACAATGTTGTCTTGCCTGTTCCTGGTGGGCCGTTAATACTTCGGATATCGTTTTTTCCGTTTAAAGCTAAATTGACAGCTGCTTGTTGCATAAAATAGAGTGCATAATCAGGGTTTGATGGAAAACGTCCTAACGGATAATATTTTGGTTTTAAAGCAATTTCCTCAAAAATATAAGTGTTAAAATGTTCAGACTCTTTATGACTGTCTAGATTTCTTATATTTCCAGTAAACCCGTTAAAATATCTGTTTATATTTTCAGTATCAATTAACTTTGCCATTTTTAAATCTTCAATAAAGAAGGAATGTAGATTAATATCCTCATTATCCAGATGTCGTATGAATTTATAACGGAAATTATCTATTGAGACGTGATACTTTTGTATAAGTTCAGAAAACACATTATGAAAACCCTCTTCAAATTTTCGATCTATTTCTTCTCTAAATAAATTTTCAACTTTTAAGAAATCATCAGGTAAATTGCCATGTTCGCGGATATAACCGCTCATTGTTAAAAATAATTTATCAGCCACTAGGTTGAGTTGATGATCAAAATATAAAGCGAAAGTAAATTTTTCCGAATTACTTATTTCCTCATAAGTTTTCTCAATATTATATTTTTCTCTCAAAATATCAACAACTTCTTGGAAATTGAAAATACCAAAGTAAAATACGATTCCAGATTTTTTAAAGGACTTATCTGACATATTATTTTGTTGTTTTTGATGAGATAAAAAATTCATAAAGAATTGTTGCCAATCTTTTTCAATATGATGAAATGTCTTTAATAATTTGCCACTTTTATTAATTGAACCTTCTGCTAACTGCTCTATTGTAATCCATGCATTCAGAATATCTTCTTTTTTATTCATGCTATATCTCCTGTTATCGAGCATATTTAAATAATGACAATTATACTTTTGAATAGTCTTTAATATTAAATAATAACATACTTTTCCAGTGTCGCTCAATTGATTGTTCAATCGAATTGTAAAAGGCAAATGCCTCTCTTTAGAACTTTGTGAATTTGCAATAGGAGATAATTAAAGAGACACTTACACTAGGAATGGGAGTTGAAATACTTGAACATGAAATTAACAATCACCAGTACCTTAATGAAGAGACTTCACTAAATGTATTTTAAATTAAGAGATCCTTTTATAGTTACATTTCCTCTGTAAACATTAGATTATTACACTTCTAATAAAAAATAAAGCGTCATTCAATAAAATTGAATGACGCTTTATTTTTAGGGTAAGTATGATGGATGAAAATTAATGAAAAAGGCTTCCCACACACCTAGCCTAGCTTCGCTAGGTGTGTGGCAATCTTTTTCATGTTCTGGCACGCAGCTGTGAGGAGAACTTGCTCACTCACGTTTTGTTTTCCCCTCAACCGGCAGTAGCGAAGCCCATGCAGTTGTTTTGAATCTGCAAAGCTTCGCTCTATTTTTTCTTTTCTTTTTTTATATAGCTCTTTTCCAGAGACAGTTAGACGATTCTGTCTGATCTTTTCTTTATGTTCTTCCCATATGTGTCTTGAGATGACTTTTTGATGATTTTTCGACCTTGTGCATCTTTCAAGGAAAGGACACGATGCACATTTTTTAGGATCTGATTTGTAGAATCGATAACCTTTTCGATCAGTTGTCGTATATAAAAGCTTCTCACCCTTTGGGCATATGTAATGATCATGTTCAGAATCATACTGAAATTTCCACTTCTCAAATAACCCTCTTGTTGGATGAAAACGTCTATGGGCAATGACACCAAAAACATGTCGATCAGATAAACCTTTACAGATTGGTGTTGTCAAATAACCTGAATCAAGCGCAACAGCTTCTACTTGAAAACCAAATCGTGCGATTTGGTGATCTAATCGATCAAGATACGGAACAGAATCATGGACATTTCCAGGCGTGACATGAGCATCAGTGATGATATTATACTTCATATCTGTTGTCCGGTGGTCTAGGTAGAAAAAGCCTTCTGGCTTGTTTTCACGATAAAGATAGCCACTTTCAGGATCAGTCATACTTTGACGAATGTCTTTTTCTGTTTTCACCTCCTCCTTTACCTTTAAGAGCTTTTTTCCATGTGCCACCCGATCTTCTTGGACTGCTTCTTCTAATTCATTGATATAGTTCTGGGTATCTTGTTCAATCGTTTTTCTCGTATATTTATGTTTATTAGCATTAGCTTTAAGATGAGTTGAATCAGTAAAAAGAACGCGACCTCCTACCATATCATGATTGATAGCTTGAAGCACAATCTCATCGAAAATGTCTTGAAAAATCGTTGTATCTTTAAATCGAGTACGACGATTCCAGCTAATGGTCGAGTGATGAGGAACGGGGTCATTGATGTTCAAACCTAAAAACCATCTATACGCCATGTTATAGTAAATTTCTTTTTCGAGTTGTCTTTCAGAACGGATACCGTACAGGTATCCGATAAACATCATTTTGAACAAAATAAGCGGATCAAGAGAAGGACGGCCTTTATTCTCACTATAATAGGGTTTTACTTTATCTACGATAAATGAAAAATCAATGTACTGATCAATTTTACGAAGCAGGTGATCCTCTTCGACCAGTTGATCTAGCAATACAAATTCGGCTTCATGCTGAGAAGAATTTCTAGTGTGGAACATGGGAAAAACACCTTCCTTAAGTGGGATTTCTCTATTATAAAATGAGGAGATGGAAAGTTTAAGGGGAAAAATAAAGCTGTCGAGATTTTCTCGACAGCCTGAGCGTCATTTAATAAAATTGAATGACGCTCATTTAAGCTATTTATTATCTAATTCATTTATCATTTTTTTGAGTTGTCAATACATCTATTACAATTAGGACTTAACAAATCTCTTGTATTCCCCATTTCCAATAAGCTCCACTTAATAAACAACTTCTCCAAAACGTTTCAAAATAATGCGAATAAACTTCAACATTGATTTCAAGACCAATTACACAAGATAATACGAAAGACACACTTTAGCATATTGGCTTCTTGTTAAAGTAAACCAACTAATTATATTTGTAGATTTAACCTTTCTTATCTATTAATAAATCTACTATTTTACTTAATATACGATTTTAATTAAATGGTTTTACAATAAATTCATCATCCACTAATTTATCTATTAAATTTGTGCCTTTAGCTACTTTATTATTGCCTCCAAGTTTCTGATATTTTTCATAAACATATTCAGCACATAATTTAATTTTTTCCTCAGTAATATCATCTACAATAAAGTTACCTAATTGTTTTGGTGAAATATCTACAGATCCAGAAATTTTAGCGGAACAAACATACATTACATAGAAGGAAATATCTGATTGTTCGCTAATAGAATAAACACCTAGATTATTTATAAAACTTCTAACTCTTTTTCCAATTACCGCAGCATTATAATAACTATCTAATATTCTATTATTTAAATATAGTTGTTTGTATGTTTCTTCATCGTTTAATAGTGTAGAAGGTCTTGCTCTAGCATAATTAGGTTTCCTTAAGAGAATAGATATTAAACATTGAGCTAAAAAAGGAATACTAATTATCTTATCTTTAGGTTTACCTTCATTTTTATAAAAGTTTTTCCTTCTATCATAAAATAACCCCCTTGTTTTCATATAATTCTCAATCTCTCTATGAATACCATCTGTACCTCTTAATATTGCTTTTGGAATTGTTGTTTGACTGTTTGTAGCCAATATAATATTATCTCTTGAGGCATCAGTATCAGGAACTATTATCCTTAATAAAACTTTTCTGCTCTCATTCTTATTTTCTTTTTTTGTGGAAATCAGATAATTATATATTTCGGTCGAGGTTTGCAATCCATTTACTATTTCTGGATTCTTTATTTCAAAAACTTTAGTCGACTTTTGATCAATTTTGCTAGCCAACATTGTTATTCCATTATTCAACCACCAAAAATCTTCTTTATAATCGATTTGCTCTAAGGTTGCAGCGATTTCTTTATTAACAGTTATATTACCTTGATAGTCTCGAACATTAGCTTCAAACATATGTTTTATCAATTTATCATTTTCATTAGTAATGAATTTAAAATACTGGTTAAGATCAGCTAATACAATATATTCTTTTTCTTCTTGTACAATTATTGGTGTTTCAGAAATATGTAAAACAAAATCTGTTTTAGAAGGTGCATCATATAATTTCAAAATTCTTTCTGCATTAATATATTCCACATCGACATCGGTATTGGGACTGGGAAATAAAGTTTTAAGCTTGCTCATTAACTCTGTTGCCTGTTGCTTTACATTGGGATGTACCTCATTTCCTAAACTCACATAAATAAATTTAAAGCTAACTATAGGTGATTTAGTTATTAAACTTAAGAATGTATTATGAAACCTTGCAAAGAATTCTAAAACATCACTATTGTAACGATTAGAAAAATCATTATCTTTAAATGCTTCTATTTTAAAAAGATTATCGACAATACTCTTCCACTTATTAAAAACATCTTCTCTAAAGGATGTTTCAAATTTCGATTGTATTATGTATAAATCTAATTTAGGGTTTCTTTTAATATTTTCCAACGGTGTGTCATCATAAATCAATTCTTCATTTACAAATAAATAAAGACCATCACAACCACCGTCATTTCCATTACCAACGATACCTTTTTCAAGTTCTTCATCACTTAAATCAAAAGCTTTTAAAATTAAGCTTGCAGAAAAATTTTCAAAATAATCATGTAGCAATTTGTTAAATTTTGATGAATTAGACTTAATATCTTCCTGCCTATCTAGTAAACTTTCTTCAAAGCTCTTTTTTATTAATTCACTGGCTATTAACTGTGAGTTATCCATTTTAATTGCCATATATAAAATCCCTCCCTAACCATTTAACATGTAATTTAAATCATTTCAAAAAGTTCAATTAAGTTGATTTCGCCGCAGTTACTTATGATAAGGCTCCCCCCGAACAATCCGAAACGCCCGATAAATCTGCTCCACCAACACCAACCTCATCAACTGATGCGGAAACGTCATCTTCGAAAACGACAACTTCTCATTCGCACGCTGCATGACAGCGTCGCTTAATCCAAGGGATCCGCCTATGACGAAACATACTTTGCTTTTTCCGTATGTTGCCAGCTTATCTATTGTATCGGCTAATTCTTCGGAACTTTTCATTTTTCCTTCGATGGCGAGGGCGATGACGTGGGCGTCTGGGTTGATTTTGCTTAGGATGCGTTCGCCTTCTTTGTCTTTGATGATTTTCATGTCTTGCTCGCTGAGATGTTCGGGTGCTTTTTCGTCTGCGAGCTCAATGATCTCGATTTTTGCGTAAGCCTGTAATCGTTTTGTGTATTCGGCTATGCCTTGCTTTAAATATTTCTCTTTTAATTTTCCTACTGTGATAATTGATATATTCACAGGTCATCCCCACCTTAAGAACAAGTTATTCATATAAGTTATCAACAATTGTGGATAAAATTTGTGTATTTTGTGTCCGATCATTCGTTCCCCACTATATATATTGCAGGTTCATCGCACAATTCACAGGTTGTGGATAAACTGTGTGTATGTTCGATTTTTCTGAATTCTGGTGGCATTTCGTGATCATCTATGTACATGTCTAGTACGGTTTCTATATGTTCTGCACAAGCATAAAGTGATTTGTTCATAAGTTTCTAATTCCTCCAATATATTGTCTCGTTATTCACAAGTGTTTCGCTCATTGTTCAATATAACCGATTTATTCACATGTTAATAGTCTTTTACCATTTTCCACACCTTTTATCCACAAACCAAATAAAAAAGCCTCCACTCCTGTGAAGGCTTCCTTCTATAGAAACGGATTATAAAATCTCGTTCCTCGAACCAATGTAATCACTAGCGAAACG
Coding sequences:
- a CDS encoding IS1182 family transposase, which produces MFHTRNSSQHEAEFVLLDQLVEEDHLLRKIDQYIDFSFIVDKVKPYYSENKGRPSLDPLILFKMMFIGYLYGIRSERQLEKEIYYNMAYRWFLGLNINDPVPHHSTISWNRRTRFKDTTIFQDIFDEIVLQAINHDMVGGRVLFTDSTHLKANANKHKYTRKTIEQDTQNYINELEEAVQEDRVAHGKKLLKVKEEVKTEKDIRQSMTDPESGYLYRENKPEGFFYLDHRTTDMKYNIITDAHVTPGNVHDSVPYLDRLDHQIARFGFQVEAVALDSGYLTTPICKGLSDRHVFGVIAHRRFHPTRGLFEKWKFQYDSEHDHYICPKGEKLLYTTTDRKGYRFYKSDPKKCASCPFLERCTRSKNHQKVISRHIWEEHKEKIRQNRLTVSGKELYKKRKEKIERSFADSKQLHGLRYCRLRGKQNVSEQVLLTAACQNMKKIATHLAKLG
- the rlmH gene encoding 23S rRNA (pseudouridine(1915)-N(3))-methyltransferase RlmH, which produces MNISIITVGKLKEKYLKQGIAEYTKRLQAYAKIEIIELADEKAPEHLSEQDMKIIKDKEGERILSKINPDAHVIALAIEGKMKSSEELADTIDKLATYGKSKVCFVIGGSLGLSDAVMQRANEKLSFSKMTFPHQLMRLVLVEQIYRAFRIVRGEPYHK
- a CDS encoding AIPR family protein; translated protein: MAIKMDNSQLIASELIKKSFEESLLDRQEDIKSNSSKFNKLLHDYFENFSASLILKAFDLSDEELEKGIVGNGNDGGCDGLYLFVNEELIYDDTPLENIKRNPKLDLYIIQSKFETSFREDVFNKWKSIVDNLFKIEAFKDNDFSNRYNSDVLEFFARFHNTFLSLITKSPIVSFKFIYVSLGNEVHPNVKQQATELMSKLKTLFPSPNTDVDVEYINAERILKLYDAPSKTDFVLHISETPIIVQEEKEYIVLADLNQYFKFITNENDKLIKHMFEANVRDYQGNITVNKEIAATLEQIDYKEDFWWLNNGITMLASKIDQKSTKVFEIKNPEIVNGLQTSTEIYNYLISTKKENKNESRKVLLRIIVPDTDASRDNIILATNSQTTIPKAILRGTDGIHREIENYMKTRGLFYDRRKNFYKNEGKPKDKIISIPFLAQCLISILLRKPNYARARPSTLLNDEETYKQLYLNNRILDSYYNAAVIGKRVRSFINNLGVYSISEQSDISFYVMYVCSAKISGSVDISPKQLGNFIVDDITEEKIKLCAEYVYEKYQKLGGNNKVAKGTNLIDKLVDDEFIVKPFN
- a CDS encoding CxxH/CxxC protein, whose translation is MNKSLYACAEHIETVLDMYIDDHEMPPEFRKIEHTHSLSTTCELCDEPAIYIVGNE